In the genome of Patescibacteria group bacterium, one region contains:
- the rnc gene encoding ribonuclease III has protein sequence MVDFSKFEQQAGITFKDKNLLRQAFTHRSYLNENRNLKIEHNERLEFLGDAVLELVITDQLYHKYPGRPEGELTSFRSALVNSTTLANAAGKLGVNEYLLLSHGEAKDTGRARTYILANTYEALLGAIYLDQGYENTRDFIAKTIFPLIDDIVDNGLWMDAKSKFQEMAQEKLGVTPSYRTVKEAGPDHDKNFTVGVYLNNELAATGEGASKQEAEQSAARKGLLEKKWI, from the coding sequence ATGGTTGATTTTTCAAAGTTTGAACAACAAGCCGGTATTACGTTCAAAGACAAAAATTTATTACGACAGGCGTTTACTCATCGATCGTATTTAAACGAAAATAGAAATCTTAAAATCGAGCACAATGAGCGCTTGGAATTTTTAGGTGATGCTGTATTAGAATTGGTAATTACAGATCAGTTGTATCATAAATATCCAGGAAGACCTGAAGGAGAATTAACATCATTTCGATCTGCTTTGGTAAACTCAACAACACTTGCAAACGCAGCTGGAAAGCTTGGAGTGAATGAGTATTTATTACTTTCACATGGCGAAGCAAAAGATACTGGCCGTGCTCGAACCTACATTTTGGCAAATACGTACGAGGCACTTTTAGGTGCTATATATTTAGATCAAGGATATGAAAATACTCGTGATTTTATAGCTAAAACTATTTTCCCACTTATTGATGACATAGTAGATAATGGCTTATGGATGGATGCAAAGTCAAAATTTCAAGAGATGGCACAAGAAAAGCTTGGTGTTACTCCTTCATATCGTACAGTAAAAGAAGCAGGACCTGATCATGATAAGAATTTTACTGTTGGCGTATATCTCAACAATGAATTAGCTGCAACGGGGGAAGGAGCATCAAAACAAGAAGCTGAACAAAGCGCTGCTCGAAAAGGACTTCTCGAAAAAAAGTGGATATAA